AAACGCCATCCCCCTCTCCATGTCTGTCAAAGATTCGCTTTTCGGCGAAATCAAAACCGTCGAGTCACACATCGATCCCGACAAGGGAGATGCCACAGCCAAACTCTTGGAGGACCAGAACGCCACATATGTCTTCGAAGACCTCAACGGAGGAAGGGCCGCAGGCAACATATTCTCCACCAGAGAGAAGATCGCAAAGGCGCTGAACATCCCCAAGGAGGACATCGTCACACATCTCCTGGATGCCGTCAACTCTCCTAAGGGATGCGAGACCGTCGACAACCCGGTGTTCAAGGAGTGCACAGTCCCTACGGACCTCATGAAGCTCCCTATCCCGAAATACTTCCCGGGCGACGGAGGACGCTATGTGACATCTGGCGTGATAGTGACCGACTACGGAGGGAAGAAGAACGTTTCCTTCCACCGCATGATGATTATGGATGACAGACATATCGCGGTCAGGTTGGTTCCCAGGCATCTCTTCACGATATTCAACATGGCGAAGGAGAAAGGCGAGGAGCTGAAGATCTCCATCTGCATCGGTGCCCAGGCAGAGGTCCTGCTGGCAGCTGCGACTTCGATGGACTTCGGAGCAGACGAGCTCGAGGTCGCATCGGCCATGTGCATCAAAGGCCATGGAAGCCCGCTCAAGGTGGGAAAGTGCGACAACGGCATACTTGTGCCCGCAGACACGGATTACGTTCTCGAAGGAAGGATCACGCTGAAGGAGACCAAGGAAGGCCCCTTCGTCGACATCACCGGAACATACGACTTCGAGAGGCAGCAGCCGGTCATCGAGATTGACAAGATCTGGACCTGCAAGGATCCCGTATTCCATCTCCTGCTTCCCGGAGGATATGAGCACTTCATGCTCATGGGCCTTCCCAGGGAACCGATGATCCTCAAGACCGTCAGACAGGCGGTACCTAGGGTCAAGAACGTCCGTCTGACGGAAGGCGGATGCTGCTGGCTTAACGGAGTGGTCTCCATCAAGAAGAACAAAGAAGGGGACGGCGTCAATGCCATTTTGGCGGCGTTCACAGGGCACCCGTCCATGAAGAGCGTCATCATTGTCGATGATGACGTGGACATCTTCAACGACCGTGAGGTCGAATGGGCAGTGGCCACCAGGATGCAGGCGGACAGGATCATCAAGATCCCCGGAGCGGCAGGATCCTCGCTGGACCCGAGCTCCCACGGCAAGACCACATGGAAGGTCGGCTACGATGCTACCATCCCGATGGATGCCGATAGGTCCCTGTTCGAAAAGATTAAATTGTGACCTGTGGACAAAATCGGGGTCGCAATCTATAGAGCCTAGAAAGCTGACGATAGGTCAAATATTCGCATCCCGAATCATTCCCGCAGACCATGAAAATGGCTGCGGGTGATGAATGATGAATAAAACAATGGCTTTGATAGCCGTGGTCCTAAGCATGGTCACGGCATTCTATCTGGTCGGCATGGATGTCACTGATGGTGCGGTCCCTTCAGGGTCAATGACCATCACGGATGCGGATAGCAACACCTATGCCGATTCGGATCTGACCAGCACCGTGATCTACATAGACTGCGCAAGTGTCTGCGATGATGCCTTCAAAGGTTGCACCACAATTACCAAGGTATACCTCAGCGGCAACGTCAAGACGATAGGCAACAGCGCTTTCGAGGGATGCACGAGTATGACGTACATCGAAGGTACGGAGCTCACCTCCATCGGAGATTATGCGTTCAAACAATCCAAATTGAAGACGGCTGATTTCTCCAGCAAACTCACATCGATAGGCGCGTATGCCTTCGAGAGATGCAACTACCTGACCGAACCCCTGCTCACAGGCACCGGGGTGACGGCCATAGGAGAAGGCGTATTCAAGAACAGCGGCGTGCTGGTAGAGGACCTGAGGAACGTGACGAGTATAACAGACTCCGCATTCTCCGGATCCAGCCTGGTAGGTCAGATAATCAACAAGAATCAGACTGTCAAGGTAGCCGGTGTCGCCTCTATAGTCCTCACCGGTTTCACTCCCGGCACCATATTGTACACATCAATCAACAATAACCACAAGCTTCTTCTCGAAGCTCCTTCCGGTACGACGCTGACCTTTACTGACAGCAACGGGATAACAGAAGTGATGAGTTCGTTCCAGGGTCTGGCGGCTATGAACAGGGGATGCAGCATACCGCTCAACGGGGAGGACATCGAGATCACACCTCGCGTTACGACGATACACTTCAACCCCGTGCTGAACATGGCTGATGTGACGCACATCAGCGGTTCCGGCACATACACTATCCCGGCACCTTCTATTGGAGCGGGGATGCTGGAGAAATGGGTGATCGGTAACGGTACCGATGCGGTCACTACGATAAAGGAGACCGATTTCCAGACACTTGATAGGGAGTTCACGCTCAATCCTGTGTTCGCCACCAGGCATGTCTCCTACAGCCACACCCAGGTATCAGGAACAGCTGCAGCTTCGTCACTGCCTACAGGCATGGACTTTACCGTTGGTGACGCCTATGTCGCTCTGGATGACATGGAAGGATACGAGTTCTCCGGATGGGAGGTGAACGGCGTGTTCTTCGGTGCCGGAGATGCGATCACCACGTACTCCGACCATACAGCGATTAGCGTATGGAATTCGACCACCTGCTCTCTGAATATCATGTCTGCGGACGGAAACGTATCATCCACCCGGACACTGTCCCCAGGCACAACTGTATCGCTGTCCTCACTCTCGGTGACCGAACCAGAGAGCAAGAGGCTGCTCGGATGGAGCCTCACTGAAAACGGGACCGTTCTGACCTCAGACCCGACGATCAGTTCTGATTCATCCCTGTACCCGATATTCGAGGACAGGACGGAGTGGACGGTCAGATTCATGGATGGGCCAGAAGTGCTGGACACTATAACCGGATACGACGGCAGATCGATCGTCATAACGGTGAACAATCCTTCCGCGGAAGGGAAGACCTTCCAGGGATGGCTGGCAGAGGAAATAGGAACGAAATACTACAAGAACGACACCGTCCCGCTCAGCGGAGATGTATACCTGAATGCGGTTTGGGGAAATGTCATGCTCCGCCTCTCCTATCACCATGTGTACTTGGAGAACAGCAGCGTCGCGTGGGGGACCGTGGTCACTGTAGGGACGAACAATGCGGTGAAGGAGGGCTTCTCACTCACGGGATGGTCGAGGACCCTCAACGGTGCAGCGGAGGTCGGGGATGGAAGCTCTCTGCAGATCACAGCCGATACCGACCTGTATGCAGTCTGGACTGAGAACGGGAGATACACTGTTACGTTGCATTACTACAACGGCAGGACCACATCCACATCTGTCAGCCCCGGAGAATCTTACACCGTTCCCAACGGAATGGCCAGAGAACAGGCGACCTTCAACGGATGGTCACTGACTTCGGGAGGCGATTCCAACTATGTCGCGGGAGACACCATCGCCGTCAACAGAAGCATAGACCTCTATGACGTATGGACCGTACGGTCCTCATCCGTTGCAGCCCAGACAGAGATTTCAGAGACTCCTGTAATGCCGCAGAGCGCGGTCATCACCACGGTATCCCTGAGATTGATGGATGGCAGGACAACCCTGAGCAACACCAATGTCCAATCCGGCTCGGACTATCAGCTGAGCTCCGTGTTCGTCCCCGAGAAGGAAGGGTACCGTTTGCTGGGATGGAGCAGCGACAGCACAGCTGAGATTGCCGAATACTCCATCAATGACGCGGTCGCACCCTCTCAGAACACCATCCTCTATACCGTTTGGGAGAGGATGATGCAACTGACGCTGCATGACGGCAGCAATGTCGAGAGCGAGTACCATCCGATGAACGAAACCGTGCAGCTGGATGAACTGGAGAAAGAGGGTTACGCCTTCAAGGGATGGAGCACAGAAGCTGACGGGGAGATCGTGGACGACATGCTCCGGATAGATTCCGATATTGAGCTCTATGCCGTATGGGAGCCTCTTGGATCCAGCATGGTGGTCGTACCCGATTCCGACGATGGATTGCCGGTGTTCAGCGATACGCCCTCCGAAGGGGTCAGCAAAGGAACCTTGACGATAGGCGCTGCCGCGATAGTTGCGGTCGTTATATCGACTGTCCTCGTGATGCATATCCGTAGGGCTTGAAGACGTTATCCTGGCTGGTCCAGGATACCATGCAAACGCTTTATACCCCCATTCCCTAGGGGACGCTGAGCGATATGGCAGCGATCAGACTGGGTAAGAACCACCTTAGGTGGTGCTTTGAATGCAACCTCCCCATCATGGAGAAGGAGAAATGCCCGGTCTGCGGATCTGCCACGGAAGAAGTCGTTCTCACGCCCCCCGGGGATTCAAGACCCGCCTTCCAGCATGACATTGATCTTCTCAGGAGCATCCTGGATCGCGATTACGGACAGGGATGCGGCATGGCAGTCATCCCTGACGGACATGTGGTTATCCTGAGCAAGGCCCCGTCCCTGGACAGGATGGATGAGGTCGTCATCGACGGTGCTGTCATAGCATCGTTCAGATACGACATGGGATCAGGATGGAAGTTCGTTGCCAGGATGCAGGGCGCATACCGCATCGGGAAGAATTACTCCAAAGGATACGTCGTATGCGATCCCGAGGCCGTTCCGTTCATCAGGGAGAGCAAGAACCTCATGGCGCCTGGAGTGGTCGATGCTGATCCCGATATCAAGTTCGGTGACGAGATAATCATCGTCACACCAGACAGGGAGGTCATCGCCACCGGAATGGCGAAGATGACAGGTCCTGAGATGGTTGAATCCACTAAAGGTGTGGCTGTCAGGACCAGATGGTACAGACCAGAAGAGTTCCGCGACCTCACCGACAAGCCCAACTCATGGGATGCAGCGGTCAAAGCTAACGAAGGGGTCATCCAGAGAAGAGTCGAAGAGGCCACGAGTTTCATCAAGAAAACCATCGAGAAGAACGACCTTCCCGCCATGGTCTCGTTCTCCGGAGGCAAGGACAGCCTCGCATCGCTTTTGCTCACGCTGGATGCCGGATTGAAGCTTCCGGTTCTGTTCGTCGACACGGGTCTCGAATTCGACGAGACCGTACAGCATGTCCACGAGGTCTGCGAGAGGCACGGCCTCGAACTGATCGAGGAGAAGGCTCCCACAGATGCCTTCTTCGGTAACCTGGTGTACTTCGGACCTCCTGCTAAGGACTACAGATGGTGCTGCAAGACCAACAAGCTCGGCCCCACCGTGGGCGCTATCAACAAACACTATCCCGACGGTGTCCTGTCTTTCATCGGCCAGAGGAAATACGAATCTGAACAGAGGAACTCCAAACCTAGGGTCTGGAGGAACCCCTGGACTCCGGGACAGGTAGGAGCGTCCCCGATCCAGAACTGGAGCGCTATGCACGTATGGCTTTACATCTTCTACAAGAAAGAGCCCTACAACGTATGGTACACCAGAGGATTGGACAGGATAGGCTGCTTCCTATGCCCAGCCTCGGACCTTGCAGAATTCGATGCGGTCAAGGGCAACAGCAAAAGATGGGATGAGTGGGACAAGTACCTGGACGAGTACATGAACGACCGCGGCCTCCCCAAGGAATGGAAGGAGTACGGTCTTTGGAGGTGGAAGAGCGCCCCCAACTCGATCAAGGAGGAAGTCCAGAGGGTCTCAGGAAAGGAGGTATCGGAATTGACCAAACAGACTAAGGCGCCCGAGAAGGGCCCCATAACGATCAAGGTGCAGGACGGTTACTCCCCCTGCGTCATCGGATACAGCATCGAGGCAGCGCTATCCAGACCGATCGACCTGGAGAAGGTCCGTCCGTTCTGCCACGCCATAACCTGGATCGTCCCCGACAAAGTGGAGGGCGACTACCTGGAGCTCGGCGGGGCCACCCTTTACGCGGAAGGATCCATCATCAGCAAGTCCGGATCCGAACTCGATGCGAGGAGAACGATAGACCACGTCTTCCAGCTGATCATGCGCGGAGAGCAGTGCGTAGGATGCGGACTGTGCGCTGCCAGATGCAGACCTAAAGCCCTCTACATGGAGGACGGAAAGGTCCACATACACGAAGACGAATGCATATTCTGCAGAGAATGTTTCGGACCATGCCCCTCGGTGAACTTTGCCAGGGGAGAGGAGTTCGAGCAGTGAATGTGACATGAAGCTTACCGCCCACACATCAGATATTTGGGTCTCCGAACCGACCGTGATGATGCACTCCGAGGACTGCCTGAAGCTCGGTGTCGGACCTGAAGACCGCGTACGTATCACCAGCAACCGTTCAGTGGTCACATCCGTCGTCATCACGGACACGTACATCCAGAAAGGCGTAGTCATGATGCCTGCGACCTTCATGAAGAAATGCGATGCGGAGGACGGAGACGAGGTGGAGGTCGTTTACTCCCCGATGCCGGAATCCGCCCGTTCCATACGCAAGAAAATCAATGGTGGAAAACTGGACAGGGAGGAGATAGACTCCATCGTCCAGGATATCATGGACGGAGACCTTTCTGAGAAGGAGATAATCGCCTTCGTCTCATCATTCAACGTCAACAATTCGGACCTCTCTGAGGTAGCT
The nucleotide sequence above comes from Methanomassiliicoccales archaeon LGM-RCC1. Encoded proteins:
- a CDS encoding InlB B-repeat-containing protein; protein product: MNKTMALIAVVLSMVTAFYLVGMDVTDGAVPSGSMTITDADSNTYADSDLTSTVIYIDCASVCDDAFKGCTTITKVYLSGNVKTIGNSAFEGCTSMTYIEGTELTSIGDYAFKQSKLKTADFSSKLTSIGAYAFERCNYLTEPLLTGTGVTAIGEGVFKNSGVLVEDLRNVTSITDSAFSGSSLVGQIINKNQTVKVAGVASIVLTGFTPGTILYTSINNNHKLLLEAPSGTTLTFTDSNGITEVMSSFQGLAAMNRGCSIPLNGEDIEITPRVTTIHFNPVLNMADVTHISGSGTYTIPAPSIGAGMLEKWVIGNGTDAVTTIKETDFQTLDREFTLNPVFATRHVSYSHTQVSGTAAASSLPTGMDFTVGDAYVALDDMEGYEFSGWEVNGVFFGAGDAITTYSDHTAISVWNSTTCSLNIMSADGNVSSTRTLSPGTTVSLSSLSVTEPESKRLLGWSLTENGTVLTSDPTISSDSSLYPIFEDRTEWTVRFMDGPEVLDTITGYDGRSIVITVNNPSAEGKTFQGWLAEEIGTKYYKNDTVPLSGDVYLNAVWGNVMLRLSYHHVYLENSSVAWGTVVTVGTNNAVKEGFSLTGWSRTLNGAAEVGDGSSLQITADTDLYAVWTENGRYTVTLHYYNGRTTSTSVSPGESYTVPNGMAREQATFNGWSLTSGGDSNYVAGDTIAVNRSIDLYDVWTVRSSSVAAQTEISETPVMPQSAVITTVSLRLMDGRTTLSNTNVQSGSDYQLSSVFVPEKEGYRLLGWSSDSTAEIAEYSINDAVAPSQNTILYTVWERMMQLTLHDGSNVESEYHPMNETVQLDELEKEGYAFKGWSTEADGEIVDDMLRIDSDIELYAVWEPLGSSMVVVPDSDDGLPVFSDTPSEGVSKGTLTIGAAAIVAVVISTVLVMHIRRA
- a CDS encoding phosphoadenosine phosphosulfate reductase family protein, whose product is MAAIRLGKNHLRWCFECNLPIMEKEKCPVCGSATEEVVLTPPGDSRPAFQHDIDLLRSILDRDYGQGCGMAVIPDGHVVILSKAPSLDRMDEVVIDGAVIASFRYDMGSGWKFVARMQGAYRIGKNYSKGYVVCDPEAVPFIRESKNLMAPGVVDADPDIKFGDEIIIVTPDREVIATGMAKMTGPEMVESTKGVAVRTRWYRPEEFRDLTDKPNSWDAAVKANEGVIQRRVEEATSFIKKTIEKNDLPAMVSFSGGKDSLASLLLTLDAGLKLPVLFVDTGLEFDETVQHVHEVCERHGLELIEEKAPTDAFFGNLVYFGPPAKDYRWCCKTNKLGPTVGAINKHYPDGVLSFIGQRKYESEQRNSKPRVWRNPWTPGQVGASPIQNWSAMHVWLYIFYKKEPYNVWYTRGLDRIGCFLCPASDLAEFDAVKGNSKRWDEWDKYLDEYMNDRGLPKEWKEYGLWRWKSAPNSIKEEVQRVSGKEVSELTKQTKAPEKGPITIKVQDGYSPCVIGYSIEAALSRPIDLEKVRPFCHAITWIVPDKVEGDYLELGGATLYAEGSIISKSGSELDARRTIDHVFQLIMRGEQCVGCGLCAARCRPKALYMEDGKVHIHEDECIFCRECFGPCPSVNFARGEEFEQ
- a CDS encoding UbiD family decarboxylase, with product MSVKDSLFGEIKTVESHIDPDKGDATAKLLEDQNATYVFEDLNGGRAAGNIFSTREKIAKALNIPKEDIVTHLLDAVNSPKGCETVDNPVFKECTVPTDLMKLPIPKYFPGDGGRYVTSGVIVTDYGGKKNVSFHRMMIMDDRHIAVRLVPRHLFTIFNMAKEKGEELKISICIGAQAEVLLAAATSMDFGADELEVASAMCIKGHGSPLKVGKCDNGILVPADTDYVLEGRITLKETKEGPFVDITGTYDFERQQPVIEIDKIWTCKDPVFHLLLPGGYEHFMLMGLPREPMILKTVRQAVPRVKNVRLTEGGCCWLNGVVSIKKNKEGDGVNAILAAFTGHPSMKSVIIVDDDVDIFNDREVEWAVATRMQADRIIKIPGAAGSSLDPSSHGKTTWKVGYDATIPMDADRSLFEKIKL